In Halosegnis longus, the DNA window ACATGGCCGTCCAGTCCTCGCTCTCTTCGAAGCTGTCCCAGTCGGGACTGAAGCGCTGGACCGAGCACATCGCGCCAGCTCGGACGGCACCGTCGACGACTTCACTCACGATTTCGGCACTGTCGTCACTGGTCTTCAGCCCGACCTCGATGTTGTCGAGTCCGATGTCAGCCAGCTCCAGCGCCTGTTTGACGAGCATCGTCTGCGTCTTGCGGGCGAACGGCTCGGTCGACTCGTCGCCCCACACGATGGCGACCCGCGTCGGGCGACTCTCGAAGCGCCCGCTCGACCGAACCAATGCCGTGTCGTCGACCATCTCGCTCGCTGCGTTGCGAACGGTCTCGCCGGTCGCCATGTTGCTCTCCATCGCCTCTGCGAGCACTGCTGGGTCTGCATTCGAGACTGCCTCTGGCGACTCGAAGCCAGCGCCGTAGAGACGCTGTGCGCGAACCGAGCCGACCTGCGTGATGTCCGAAAGCTGTGCAACTGCCGTCTGTCGAGTGTTGTCACTCATGATGAATCAAATCCACTGTATCCGCTATCGCTAGTTATCGCTCGATTCCACTACCGTGGTAGTGTTTCGTCGCTGTCTTCACTTCTGACGCGAAGCGCACCAGCGGGAGTAACCCCTTCGTGTCCGAACCTGTGAGGACCGAACGGGGTTACCCTGCTGGGGCGCTCGCGCGGTCCGTCGCCTGTGAGTGTAGTGAACAGGCGTCGGTCGAGGCGACGTAGTCGTCGAAGTTCGGTTCGTCTACTCGTCGTCACTGACGGCCATCGCGAACGCTGTACAGTCACTTCGCGTCACACGTCGCTCCATCGTGGCGTCGTCTCCACGCATGTCGGTGACGACAACGTGTCGCTCTGCTCCCAACGTCCGTTCGTGCGCCGACTTGAGCCAGCCGACACCGTATGCCTGCTCTTCCGAGACCCAGAACGTGACCTTGACCGCGTGTCGCGTCGAGGCAAGGTCCATCAGTTCGCCGAACTCACGGTCGCTCACTGGGTCGTCAGCCTCTGTCTGGACTGGCTTGATTCGCGATGGCTTGACTCTGATGAAGTCGTTTCTGTTCGGCTTCTCCTGTCGGAGCATGACTCGCCCATCGTCTGTCGCCACACCGGAGGCGAGCCACATGCCCGTCTCACCCTCGATTGCACACACTTCGCCGACCTCGAAGTCGTCTGCTGCTCGCGTTTCTGTGTCGTCCGATTCCATCAACGTCCGTGGTGAATTGCTCATTGGTATGTTGGTGTCCGCCTGCATGATTGTGCTGCACTGTGCCACTCTCCCGAGCCACGCCACCGGTTGGCCAACCTGACCAACCGTCTGTGGGTGACTCGGCAGATTCCGAACGGGGTCCGTTCACGGATGGGACTCATGGGATGTCGCGAGACCCGCCGAGTCGAACGCCCAGTCAGTCGTGGGGACTTACTTCATCCCTCGCTGTGCCACGCCGACCACCCGGTTCGACGGCTGTCGAGTGAAGCCGTCATGCTCCATCCACATGCCGGACTTCAGGAGGTAGCCAGTCCGACCACAGTACATGCATTCGATGTCAACCTCCTGTCCACCACCGGGGACGGACTGTGGATGACTGGTCGTCTCGGTTGCCATCGAGCCACACTCCATGCACTGCAGCTCCTCCACGATGCCCTGGAGTGACGGCATTATGCGCTCACCCCCTCGACGCGCATCGTGCGCTCGGCCGTCTCGGTCACCAGCTGGACCTCGTGGTCGTCAGCTGGTTCCTGCGTGAGCTCACACCCGGCCTGCGTTGCCGTCCACGTCTGGATGAGCAACGCTGCCTCACGTGTTGACCGTGGAATCGTCTGCAGGCCGAGGTGCTCGATGAGACTCGAGACCAGTGCTGTTTCGTCGTCCGTCTCGACTGCTGATGATGATGACTGCTCGATGCCGTCGCTCGTGTGCTGTGTTTTGGACATTGGAATCACGGTATTCCGCAAATTTCGAACGGGGTCCGTTCACGGATGGGACTCATGGGATGTCGCGAGACCCGCCGTGTCGAACACACCGTCCTGTCACTCGGTGTGACAATCGCGCCGTCAGTTGAACTGCACTATCCCACTGTTCAGTATGTTGTCACTGCTGTTTCTACCTCGACGCGACGCGCACCAGGGGGGATAACCCCTTCGTGTCCGTCCGAGCCTGCGAGGACGCAACCGAACGGGGTTACCCTCCTGGAGCGCGACGCGCGGTGCTGTTGCTGGTGCGGTGATCGTACACACCAACAGTGCGACCATCGGTGCTCGTGACACTATCCACCGTGCGGTCAGCTCCGATTGGGGTGCGTGCGCGAGCGGTCGGTGCGGAACGCGCGCACCGTCGTCCACGATTTGAGAACAGCCACCGTGCGATGGGGCACAGCCACACGGCGTGTGACAGTCAGTGTGGAGGATTGCCTGGGACCCGGCTGTTCCACCGCGAGCTCGAACCGGTATAAAAAAAGCAGCTGCGTGCCTATTGGTCAATCCAGCCCTTCGTCGAGCCTGAGAGTTGCGTCTCACCTCCGTGCCCATCCGTGAATTCCGGGTTATCTTCCATCGTTTCAATCATCTCTGCGAAGCCATCCCACTCTTCGTGGTCATCTTCCACACCGGGCGCTCCATCCGCGTTGGCAACCTGTTCATCCGGTGAGGGAGTGAACTTATCATACTCTTCATCGTCCTCCTGCTCGGGGTGTCCGCGTGAGTTGTGGATGAACGCCTCACACCCCACATCGTACTCCTCGGTGATTCGCCACAAGGTGTTGCGAGTGTAGTCACCTTCCTCGACGACGACGATGATATCAGCCCACATCGCCATCGCTTTCTCTCGCTCGCGGAAGGTCGCAGCCCAGTCGACCGCGTCGTAATCATCTGTCGGCTCTCCGTCTGGGCCTATCTTGTGCTGCCCTGGGTTGAACTCTTGACGACCCATCTGGCCTCCTTTCGTGGCGATGTCAGCTTGGAACTCTGACACGACCGCACCTGTCTTCTTGTCGGCGAAGCCTGAGTAGAAGCCGAGGTTGCGCGGGCGAATCTTCAACGAGGTCAGCGCATCGTCCAACTGTTGGCGCAGCTCCTCCTCGGTGTATTTGTCTGCAACGGACACCGAACTGTCCGTCGTTGTCTCATCATCCCGCGTGTCGTCTTCACCCCACAACACGGCCACGTTGGCATCGTACTGATGATGGTTGTTTGCAATCATCCGTTCGGTCTCGGATGCATCCTCGTCAAACCGGCCACGCTCGCGTTTTCGCATCACGCCGAACGCCTTCCCCTTCAGCTGCTTCGCGGTCTTCGCGCCCACACCGTACGCTTCGGTCAGCTCCGACACCGATGCGTCCTTGATGTCTTCAACGCGAGTGAAGCCGATGTTGAACAGCTTCACGGCCATCGCGGTTCCGACGTTCATCTCATTTGCGAGCTCAACGACTGCTGCCATTCCTCGATTGTTGTCAGACATTGAAATCACTGACTGAGAGCACGACTGGGGTTGGGGGGACGACCCCCTTCGCGCCTCATGTTGGTCTATGATTCGTAGACAGCGTAGAGTGCCAGCTTGCTGAGGTTCGTGTCCAGCCGGAGGCTGGAACGCGAAAGCCGATAGCTGGCACTCGGCGAGACGACCGCCGACCGAGGTCCGTGTCCAGCCGTCGGGTGGA includes these proteins:
- a CDS encoding helix-hairpin-helix domain-containing protein; the protein is MAAVVELANEMNVGTAMAVKLFNIGFTRVEDIKDASVSELTEAYGVGAKTAKQLKGKAFGVMRKRERGRFDEDASETERMIANNHHQYDANVAVLWGEDDTRDDETTTDSSVSVADKYTEEELRQQLDDALTSLKIRPRNLGFYSGFADKKTGAVVSEFQADIATKGGQMGRQEFNPGQHKIGPDGEPTDDYDAVDWAATFREREKAMAMWADIIVVVEEGDYTRNTLWRITEEYDVGCEAFIHNSRGHPEQEDDEEYDKFTPSPDEQVANADGAPGVEDDHEEWDGFAEMIETMEDNPEFTDGHGGETQLSGSTKGWIDQ